Proteins encoded within one genomic window of Humulus lupulus chromosome 1, drHumLupu1.1, whole genome shotgun sequence:
- the LOC133823254 gene encoding uncharacterized protein LOC133823254 — MNVKQLNQFEYEVTGKENDAIIDLGQRQCSCRVFDLDQLPCVHALSSYEQAGIEVYDLCSNYYKLETWALAYVDTIYPVPQQEDWDINEVKVLPKVLPPNVQIKRGRAKLKRIPSVGEGKKWIKRCGLCEQPGHSKKTCPLRATTSKL, encoded by the coding sequence ATGAATGTGAAACAACTTAACCAATTTGAGTATGAGGTTACAGGTAAAGAAAATGATGCCATAATTGATTTAGGTCAAAGACAATGCTCATGTCGTGTCTTTGACCTTGATCAACTTCCATGTGTGCATGCATTATCATCATATGAGCAAGCTGGAATAGAAGTGTATGATTTGTGCTCTAACTATTATAAGTTGGAAACTTGGGCGTTGGCTTATGTTGATACCATTTATCCAGTCCCTCAACAAGAAGATTGGGATATTAATGAAGTTAAAGTATTGCCGAAGGTATTGCCTCCAAATGTCCAAATCAAGCGTGGTAGAGCAAAATTGAAAAGAATCCCATCAGTTGGCGAGGGAAAAAAATGGATAAAAAGGTGTGGTTTATGCGAGCAGCCTGGTCACTCCAAAAAAACATGCCCCTTACGAGCCACAACATCTAAATTGTAA